One region of Primulina tabacum isolate GXHZ01 chromosome 1, ASM2559414v2, whole genome shotgun sequence genomic DNA includes:
- the LOC142541135 gene encoding tRNA-dihydrouridine(47) synthase [NAD(P)(+)]-like codes for MEAGANSLNDVVWTPSAAVSALSTEEMVAKAIAPVKREFLCPPSVRPSDTTNVNDSDGKKTDVNDTTSTPVLKEKKSKRQLKRERREEKKSALHLCPEVAKSGKVSSCRYNESCRFSHDLEAFKAQKPDDLKGMCPFLVNEGPCPYGLACRFAGTHRDDDACVGNGTLNSHKKGNEMNSLDKDFQKLLWKNKVKFPKADASLKLLGLLGKGKQKKMDDDENVGKIFANGPGEVDENGCCKAFAVPGNEVDCFVEVFEEDKKHETDLDAELRAPKKTKCLVDETCSVQHNNGRIREEGDRDKRCEHNEPQTIAEHAIEGTDKSLKLHPREKKLIDFRQKLYLAPLTTVGNLPYRRLCKVLGADITCGEMAMCTNLLQGQASEWALLRRHSSEDFFGVQICGAYPDTVAKTVELIEKHCTVDFIDINMGCPIDIVVNKGAGSCLLTKPTRMKSVVEASSRAVDTPVTIKVRTGYFEGKNRIDSLIHDIGNWGATAITIHGRTRQQRYSKLADWQYIYQCARAASRGLQVLGNGDVLSYLDWSNHHTDCPELSSCMIARGALIKPWIFTEIKEQRNWDVSSGERLDILKDYVRFGLEHWGSDSKGVETTRHFLLEWLSYTCRYVPVGLLDVIPQKINWRPPSYFGRDDLETLMASDSAADWIRISEMLLGKVPNGFTFAPKHKSNAYDKAENG; via the exons ATGGAAGCTGGAGCCAATTCGTTGAACGATGTCGTATGGACCCCTTCTGCTGCCGTATCTGCGCTGAGCACGGAGGAGATGGTGGCTAAAGCCATAGCTCCAGTAAAAAGAGAGTTTCTCTGTCCACCTTCTGTCAGACCTTCCGATACAACTAATGTTAACGATTCAGATGGAAAGAAAACTGATGTAAATGACACAACTTCAACTCCAGTTCTCAAGGAGAAAAAATCCAAGCGCCAGCTCAAACGCGAGCGCCGTGAG GAAAAAAAATCGGCATTGCATCTGTGTCCGGAGGTGGCAAAAAGTGGGAAGGTTAGTTCGTGTCGGTATAATGAGAGTTGCCGCTTCAGCCATGATTTGGAAGCATTTAAAGCTCAG AAACCAGACGATTTGAAAGGAATGTGCCCTTTTCTGGTTAATGAAGGGCCATGTCCTTATGGGCTTGCTTGTAGATTTGCGGGCACACATAGAGATGATGATGCCTGTGTGGGTAATGGAACACTTAATTCACACAAGAAAGGCAACGAGATGAATTCATTGGACAAGGATTTTCAGAAGCTTCTGTGGAAAAACAAAGTGAAGTTCCCCAAGGCAGATGCTTCACTCAAGCTGCTTGGGCTTCTG GGGAagggaaaacaaaagaaaatggaTGATGATGAGAATGTTGGCAAAATTTTTGCGAACGGCCCTGGAGAAGTTGATGAAAATGGTTGTTGTAAAGCGTTTGCTGTTCCGGGTAATGAAGTGGATTGCTTTGTTGAAGTCTTTGAAGAAGATAAGAAACATGAAACAGATTTGGATGCTGAGCTCAGAGCCCCGAAGAAGACAAAATGTCTGGTGGATGAAACTTGTTCGGTACAACATAATAATG GCCGAATTCGAGAAGAGGGAGACAGAGACAAAAGATGTGAACATAATGAACCACAAACCATTGCGGAACATGCTATAGAAGGCACTGATAAAAGCCTAAAGTTGCATCCACGTGAAAAGAAACTCATTGATTTTAGACAAAAACTCTATCTTGCTCCCCTGACAACTGTAGGAAATCTACCGTATCGCAGACTTTGCAAGGTTCTGGGAGCTGATATTACGTGCGGTGAGATGGCTATGTGTACTAATCTTTTGCAG GGTCAAGCTTCAGAATGGGCATTGCTGAGACGCCATTCATCTGAGGATTTCTTTGGCGTACAGATCTGTGGGGCCTATCCAGATACAGTTGCCAAAACTGTTGAACTCATTGAGAAGCATTGCACTGTAGATTTCATCGATATTAATATGGGATGCCCAATTGATATTGTTGTTAACAAGGGTGCTGGATCTTGCCTCCTCACCAAACCAACACGGATGAAAAGTGTTGTAGAAGCCTCTTCTAGAGCGGTTGACACACCCGTGACAATAAAG GTAAGGACAGGTTATTTTGAGGGCAAAAACCGAATTGACTCTTTGATACATGATATTGGAAATTGGGGAGCCACTGCAATAACAATACATGGTCGCACAAGGCAGCAACGCTACAGCAAACTTGCAGACTGGCAATACATCTACCAATGTGCACGAGCTGCCTCTCGGGGCCTGCAAGTTCTTGGAAATGGTGACGTGTTATCTTATCTTGACTGGAGCAATCACCATACCGATTGCCCTGAGCTCTCATCATGCATGATTGCTCGAGGGGCGTTGATTAAG CCTTGGATATTTACTGAAATCAAGGAACAGAGGAATTGGGACGTTAGTTCTGGGGAAAGGTTGGACATTTTGAAAGATTATGTACGCTTTGGCCTTGAGCATTGGGGTTCGGACTCTAAAG GAGTTGAGACGACGAGGCACTTCTTACTGGAATGGCTCAGTTACACATGCAGATATGTACCAGTTGGTCTGTTAGATGTTATCCCACAGAAGATCAATTGGCGGCCACCCTCATATTTTGGGCGCGATGATCTTGAGACGTTAATGGCATCTGATTCTGCTGCTGATTGG attagGATCTCTGAGATgttgcttggcaaggtgccTAACGGGTTCACATTTGCACCCAAGCACAAGTCCAATGCATATGACAAGGCAGAAAATGGGTAA
- the LOC142541127 gene encoding SKP1-like protein 1A, with translation MSSIDAASQNTIMLKSSDGETFEVEEAVAVESQTIKHMIEDNCADTTIPLPNVTSKILAKVIEYCKRHVESAAKPSSDGVSTDKVVDDELKNFDTEFVKVDQGTLFDLILAANYLNIKSLLDLTCQTVADMIKGKTPEEIRKTFNIKNDFTPEEEEEVRRENAWAFE, from the exons ATGTCGTCCATTGATGCCGCTTCGCAGAATACGATCATGTTGAAGAGCTCCGATGGCGAGACTTTCGAAGTTGAGGAGGCTGTTGCTGTCGAATCGCAGACCATAAAGCACATGATCGAGGATAACTGCGCCGACACCACTATCCCGCTGCCCAACGTCACATCGAAGATCCTCGCCAAGGTGATTGAGTACTGCAAGCGTCACGTCGAATCCGCAGCCAAGCCTTCCTCCGACGGCGTTTCCACGGACAAGGTCGTGGACGACGAGTTGAAGAATTTCGATACCGAGTTCGTCAAGGTTGATCAGGGGACGCTCTTCGATCTGATTTTG GCTGCAAACTACTTAAACATCAAGAGCTTGCTCGATCTCACTTGTCAAACTGTGGCTGACATGATCAAGGGGAAGACACCCGAGGAAATTCGCAAGACATTCAACATTAAAAATGACTTTACTCCGGAAGAGGAAGAAGAAGTTCGCAGGGAGAACGCATGGGCGTTTGAGTGA
- the LOC142541140 gene encoding chloroplast protein FOR GROWTH AND FERTILITY 2-like, which yields MERLIYSNAVPSKFHSNSPIFRQLVRLHLPRKLAPCFYATTWSPWLLRSESRPISSISCNLHGSDFLSANCVDITSSSEDLPNGQEPKHDVLNKILQKPPQQQNVFNTGTVILLSAICLTLFHHPALVSPAFASFPNVVGSGSSAAVASGGSLIRSELVSSAWTGLLAGCLHTLSGPDHLAALAPLSIGRTRMESAAVGALWGCGHDAGQLIFGLIFLLLKDRLHIEVIRTWGTRVVGLTLLIIGAMGIREASEVPAPCVAVDDAKLDVSRYEALSNPTIGKKKIGFATFATGIVHGLQPDALMMILPALALPSRLAGAAFLFMFLIGTVVAMGSYTVFIGSCSQALKDRVPRITEKLTWASSLVAIALGVAILVSQVFGFSLY from the exons ATGGAAAGGCTAATCTATTCTAATGCAGTACCTTCTAAATTCCATTCCAATTCTCCAATTTTTCGCCAGCTTGTTCGACTTCATTTGCCCCGGAAGCTTGCTCCGTGTTTTTATGCGACGACGTGGTCTCCGTGGCTCCTACGATCTGAATCACGCCCAATCAGTTCGATCTCCTGCAATCTCCATGGATCGGATTTTCTTTCTGCGAATTGCGTTGATATCACGTCTTCTTCTGAGGATTTGCCAAATGGGCAGGAGCCTAAGCACGATGTCCTAAATAAGATTCTTCAGAAACCACCTCAGCAGcaaaat GTGTTTAATACTGGGACAGTGATCTTACTATCAGCTATCTGTTTAACATTATTCCACCACCCCGCACTCGTTTCACCAGCCTTTGCGAGTTTTCCTAATGTGGTCGGAAGTGGAAGTTCAGCAGCAGTTGCATCTGGAGGTAGTCTCATTCGCAGTGAGTTAGTGAGCAGTGCATGGACTGGCTTATTGGCCGGTTGCTTACACACATTGTCAGGTCCTGATCATCTTGCTGCATTAGCTCCGCTGTCAATAGGCCGCACAAGGATGGAAAGTGCTGCTGTTGGAGCCCTGTGGGGATGTGGCCATGATGCTGGCCAATTGATATTTGGTCTAATTTTTCTACTTTTGAAGGATCGGCTTCATATCGAGGTTATCAGAACTTGGGGAACAAGAGTGGTAGGGTTGACTCTACTCATAATTGGTGCAATGGGAATCCGGGAAGCTTCAGAAGTCCCTGCACCATGTGTTGCCGTGGATGATGCTAAACTTGACGTTAGTAGGTATGAAGCTCTCTCGAACCCAACAATTGGAAAGAAGAAGATTGGGTTTGCTACTTTTGCCACGGGGATCGTCCATGGCTTGCAACCTGATGCGCTGATGATGATCTTACCTGCACTCGCACTACCTTCTCGTTTGGCTGGTGCTGCATTTCTATTTATGTTCTTGATTGGAACGGTTGTGGCTATGGGAAGTTATACGGTCTTTATAGGGTCATGCAGTCAGGCACTCAAGGACAGGGTCCCTAGAATAACGGAGAAGCTTACATGGGCCTCTTCGCTTGTGGCTATTGCTTTAGGAGTTGCCATTCTTGTTAGCCAAGTTTTTGGATTTAGTTTgtattag
- the LOC142504764 gene encoding zinc finger BED domain-containing protein RICESLEEPER 2-like — protein sequence MAHVINLIVQDGLKEIGDSVRYVRLDVRYIRQGSKDLKMLLLEYLLIYVCEDGKTAGALTSDDWANVRRMEKFLETFYNLTLRVSGSLYVTSNVHFHEIGELYCVLKLLIEGDDINLSLMARRMKAKFDKYWGAPEKMNKMIFVSCVLDPRFKFDYVAFVILRMYEQEKGEKMIDEVKTYMACLFDEYRKITSKACGVSSDSHCNTLDLSGINFGSIHKGTLIQQEYLRHKAKSGSMDAKTELDRYLGEENEVENEQFAILLWWKMNEPRFPTLAEMARNVLAIPISTVASESAFNIGGRVLDSFRSSLTHKLVQALICVKDWLQIESSPFKVEEDLDYLE from the exons ATGGCTCATGTGATCAATCTTATTGTTCAAGATGGCTTAAAAGAAATTGGTGATTCTGTTAGATATGTTAGACTAGATGTGAGATACATCAGACAAGGATCAAAAGATTTAAAGATGTT GTTGTTGGAATATCTTCTTATTTATGTTTGTGAAGATGGAAAGACTGCAGGAGCCCTCACAAGTGATGATTGGGCTAATGTAAGACGGATGGAGAAGTTTCTTGAAACATTTTATAACCTTACATTGAGGGTATCAGGTTCATTATATGTAACTTCAAATGTTCACTTCCATGAAATTGGTGAGCTTTATTGTGTTTTGAAATTGTTGATAGAGGGTGATGATATTAATTTGAGTTTGATGGCAAGGAGAATGAAAGCTAAATTTGACAAATATTGGGGTGCTCCAGAGAAGATGAATAAgatgatttttgtttcttgtgTTCTTGATCCTCGATTCAAGTTTGATTATGTCGCATTTGTTATTTTGAGGATGTATGAGCAAGAAAAAGGAGAGAAAATGATAGATGAAGTTAAGACATATATGGCTTGTTTATTTGATGAGTATCGAAAGATAACTTCAAAAGCATGTGGAGTCTCATCTGATTCACATTGTAACACATTGGACTTATCAGGTATAAATTTTGGAAGCATTCATAAAGGAACACTAATACAACAAGAATATTTGAGACATAAAGCAAAGAGTGGAAGTATGGATGCTAAAACAGAGTTGGATAGGTACCTTGGTGAAGAAAATGAGGTTGAAAATGAACAATTTGCTATTTTACTCTGGTGGAAAATGAATGAACCTAGATTTCCTACTCTTGCTGAGATGGCTCGTAATGTGTTAGCGATTCCGATTTCTACTGTGGCATCGGAAAGTGCATTTAATATTGGAGGTCGTGTTCTTGATTCATTTAGAAGTTCTTTGACTCATAAATTGGTGCAAGCTCTTATTTGTGTTAAAGATTGGCTTCAAATTGAATCTTCACCCTTTAAAGTAGAAGAAGACTTGGATTATCTTGAGTGA